One stretch of Microvirga lotononidis DNA includes these proteins:
- a CDS encoding CBS domain-containing protein, giving the protein MIVEDVMTAPVISVEPSTTIAEAAKLMLADRISGLPVTMRDGTLVGMLSEGDLLRRGELGTERKRPSWLEFLIGSGKLADEYVRSHGRKVEQVMSTDPVTTRRDAPIEEIVTAMDRHRIKRLPVIDNGKVVGIVARSDVLRALARTLSAVSPEVVADDRIHKAVLEEMDKQNWGGRFIRVRVENGVVTLTGAILDEREREAAKVAAENVPGVKEVVDQLRWFEPSSGILMG; this is encoded by the coding sequence GTGATTGTTGAAGATGTCATGACCGCACCGGTGATCAGCGTAGAGCCGTCCACCACCATCGCCGAAGCCGCGAAGCTCATGCTGGCTGATCGGATCAGCGGCCTTCCGGTCACGATGCGGGACGGCACGCTGGTCGGAATGCTCAGCGAAGGCGATCTCCTGCGCAGAGGGGAGCTCGGCACCGAACGCAAGCGACCCTCATGGCTGGAGTTCCTCATCGGTTCCGGCAAACTGGCCGATGAATACGTACGTAGCCACGGCCGCAAGGTCGAGCAGGTGATGTCGACGGATCCCGTGACGACGCGTCGGGATGCGCCGATCGAGGAGATCGTCACGGCCATGGACCGTCACCGGATCAAGCGGCTGCCGGTGATCGACAATGGCAAGGTGGTCGGGATCGTGGCCCGCTCCGACGTCCTGCGCGCGCTCGCACGGACTCTGTCGGCCGTCTCTCCCGAGGTCGTCGCCGACGACCGGATTCACAAGGCCGTGCTGGAGGAGATGGACAAGCAGAACTGGGGCGGCAGGTTCATTCGGGTTCGTGTCGAGAATGGAGTGGTCACCCTGACCGGAGCCATCCTGGACGAACGTGAGCGGGAAGCGGCCAAGGTGGCGGCCGAGAACGTGCCCGGGGTGAAGGAGGTGGTGGATCAGTTGAGGTGGTTCGAACCGTCTTCGGGAATTCTGATGGGATAG
- a CDS encoding Na/Pi cotransporter family protein codes for MSTAIAILGGVGLFLLGMTVMTDGLKALAGSSLRTVLAKAAATPLSGAFWGAVVTLLVQSSSAVTMTTIGLVSAGLLTFPQGLGLVFGANVGTTGTGWLVALIGVRVSLSAYALPMIFVGALAKLLGGRRIAAAGGAFAGFALVLYGLTTLQQGMGGLAESLHPSDLPATLGAPGVGWGAGMVGLVTLIVVGLAMTAVMQSSTAAIAVTISAFYAGAVSLEQGAALIVGQNIGTATSSALAAIGAGTTAKRLALAYILFKVIAALIAVVVFPFTAALMRNLAASVDGMTLLAAYHTAYNVVGVAVLLPATRWFARIVERLLPSEQTALERALDPSVLASPVTAVETARRVVADVLAVTAASVSAALSGRGSPAAQAAVATLEEVWNFLSELKEPPETEAERLRMTSTLHALDHASRLAEVVADGRLPGPATGVPHDVRAAELCAQAIGAAQAVGRSITSEAALSAKAAPIGWNVSSEVAAALAEAEGAARELDALQRDHRAATLALVAPGKLTAAEAFARIDAVRRLDRIAHHAWRATAHLLGRGTCDDDPGWLLSISEERKRQERG; via the coding sequence ATGTCGACAGCAATTGCCATTCTGGGTGGCGTCGGACTGTTCCTGCTTGGCATGACCGTCATGACCGATGGTCTGAAGGCGCTGGCGGGATCCTCTCTGCGCACCGTCCTCGCCAAGGCCGCGGCCACGCCGTTGTCGGGAGCCTTCTGGGGCGCGGTCGTGACGCTGCTCGTCCAGTCGTCGAGTGCGGTGACGATGACGACGATCGGCCTCGTCAGCGCCGGGCTTCTGACCTTTCCGCAGGGTCTCGGCCTCGTGTTCGGCGCCAATGTCGGCACGACGGGGACGGGCTGGCTCGTGGCGCTGATCGGTGTGCGGGTGTCGCTTTCGGCCTACGCGCTGCCCATGATCTTCGTTGGCGCGTTGGCCAAGTTGCTGGGTGGCCGGCGGATTGCGGCGGCGGGGGGCGCGTTCGCGGGCTTCGCGCTGGTGCTGTACGGGCTGACGACCCTCCAGCAAGGCATGGGCGGCCTGGCGGAGAGCCTTCATCCATCCGACCTGCCTGCGACGCTCGGTGCGCCGGGAGTTGGCTGGGGCGCCGGGATGGTCGGTCTCGTCACCCTGATCGTCGTCGGCTTGGCGATGACCGCGGTCATGCAATCTTCGACCGCCGCCATCGCCGTCACCATTTCGGCTTTCTACGCCGGGGCGGTGAGCCTGGAGCAGGGCGCAGCGCTGATCGTCGGCCAGAATATCGGGACGGCGACGAGTTCCGCGCTGGCGGCCATCGGCGCCGGCACGACGGCCAAGCGCCTCGCTCTCGCCTATATCCTCTTCAAGGTGATCGCGGCGCTCATCGCCGTCGTCGTCTTTCCGTTCACGGCGGCGCTGATGAGAAACCTCGCCGCGTCGGTCGACGGGATGACGCTCCTTGCCGCCTACCACACGGCGTACAACGTCGTGGGCGTCGCGGTGCTGCTGCCGGCAACGCGGTGGTTCGCCCGGATCGTGGAGCGGCTTCTGCCCTCGGAGCAGACGGCGCTTGAGCGCGCGCTCGATCCGAGTGTGCTCGCGAGCCCGGTGACCGCCGTCGAGACTGCCCGGCGTGTCGTGGCGGACGTCCTCGCAGTGACTGCCGCCTCGGTGTCCGCTGCGCTCTCGGGCAGGGGCAGCCCCGCGGCACAGGCCGCCGTCGCCACGCTCGAAGAGGTGTGGAATTTCCTGTCCGAATTGAAGGAGCCGCCCGAAACGGAGGCCGAGCGGCTCCGCATGACGAGCACGCTGCATGCCCTCGACCACGCCTCGCGTCTCGCGGAGGTCGTGGCGGACGGCAGGCTTCCAGGGCCGGCGACCGGAGTCCCTCACGACGTTCGCGCCGCCGAATTGTGTGCACAGGCAATTGGCGCGGCACAGGCGGTCGGCCGGTCGATCACTTCGGAAGCCGCCCTCAGCGCGAAGGCCGCTCCCATCGGTTGGAACGTTTCGTCCGAGGTCGCCGCCGCGCTCGCCGAGGCAGAGGGCGCCGCGAGGGAACTCGATGCCCTGCAACGGGACCATCGCGCCGCGACCCTCGCCTTGGTTGCGCCGGGAAAGCTGACCGCCGCGGAGGCCTTTGCGCGGATCGACGCCGTCCGGCGGCTCGACCGGATCGCGCATCATGCCTGGCGTGCGACGGCCCATCTCCTCGGTCGCGGCACGTGTGATGACGATCCGGGCTGGCTGCTCTCAATCAGTGAGGAGCGGAAGCGACAGGAACGAGGATGA
- a CDS encoding adenylate/guanylate cyclase domain-containing protein, with the protein MATARAERRLAAILAADVVGYSRLVEHDEAATLSALKALRRQVIDPLLAEHQGRIVKLMGDGALVEFGSVVDAVACAVAIQKIVAENQTDAPTERRIVFRIGVNLGDVIHEVDGDLYGDGVNIAARLQALADPGGICISGTAYDHLQGKLDCEYEYLGERALKNMERPVRLYRPVWDGATARRASPRLALPDRPSIAVLPFNAMSTDPDQEFFSDGLTEDITTALSKLKGFFVIARNTMITYKGKPVDVRAIGRELGIRYVLEGSVRKSGNRVRVTAQLIDTASEAHLWAERYDGALGDIFVIQDEITASVVGRIGPELLAAEHARESRKPHHSLDAWECVVRAVFLCSQLSEESSRRMLPLLDRAIGLAPDYAQALAMKGWITMWRAFQGWEDMGYALALAGDVVQQAIAADDKEPWAYLAQAMTAYATRDDALAMAAVSQAVAINPNSAFAHGQLGLAHVNGGRAADAIPCIDYALRLSPREAFLGDFQFYYAKAYFQGAKYELGLSYAREAHRLRSGHAHPLIIGTACAGFLGDQEAATDLLGRLKALVPDISQDAVEATSAFVRAEDRARLIEGLARAGLD; encoded by the coding sequence ATGGCGACAGCAAGAGCGGAGCGGCGGCTGGCCGCGATCCTGGCCGCTGACGTCGTCGGCTATTCCCGCCTCGTCGAGCACGACGAGGCTGCGACATTGTCGGCCCTGAAGGCTCTGCGCCGCCAGGTGATCGATCCGCTCCTGGCCGAGCATCAGGGCCGTATTGTCAAGCTGATGGGCGATGGTGCGCTCGTGGAGTTCGGCTCGGTCGTCGATGCGGTCGCATGTGCGGTGGCCATCCAGAAGATCGTTGCCGAGAACCAGACCGATGCGCCGACGGAGCGACGCATCGTCTTCCGGATCGGAGTCAATCTCGGTGACGTGATCCACGAGGTGGACGGGGATCTCTACGGCGATGGCGTCAACATCGCGGCCCGCCTCCAGGCCTTGGCGGATCCAGGCGGCATTTGCATTTCCGGCACGGCGTACGATCACCTCCAGGGCAAGCTCGACTGCGAGTACGAGTATCTTGGTGAACGCGCGCTCAAGAACATGGAGCGACCGGTGCGACTGTACCGACCCGTTTGGGACGGTGCGACCGCACGAAGGGCATCGCCCAGGCTCGCACTTCCGGATCGACCATCCATCGCCGTGCTGCCGTTCAATGCCATGAGCACCGATCCGGATCAGGAGTTCTTCAGCGACGGCCTCACCGAGGACATCACCACGGCGCTGTCCAAGCTCAAGGGCTTCTTCGTGATCGCCCGCAACACGATGATCACCTACAAGGGAAAGCCCGTGGACGTGCGCGCCATCGGGCGCGAGCTAGGCATCCGCTATGTTCTCGAGGGGAGCGTCCGCAAGTCCGGCAACCGCGTCAGGGTGACCGCGCAGCTCATCGATACGGCCTCCGAAGCCCATCTCTGGGCCGAAAGGTACGACGGCGCCCTCGGCGACATCTTCGTCATTCAGGACGAAATCACCGCAAGCGTCGTCGGCCGCATCGGGCCGGAACTCCTGGCGGCGGAGCATGCCCGCGAAAGCCGCAAGCCGCATCATAGCCTCGATGCCTGGGAATGTGTCGTGCGGGCGGTGTTCCTGTGCTCCCAGTTGTCGGAGGAGAGCAGCCGAAGGATGCTTCCGCTGCTCGATCGGGCCATCGGACTGGCGCCCGACTATGCCCAGGCGCTCGCAATGAAAGGCTGGATTACGATGTGGCGCGCGTTCCAGGGATGGGAGGACATGGGATACGCCCTGGCACTCGCCGGAGATGTCGTTCAACAGGCCATCGCCGCCGACGACAAGGAACCGTGGGCTTACCTGGCCCAGGCGATGACGGCCTATGCGACGCGTGACGACGCCCTGGCGATGGCGGCGGTCAGCCAGGCTGTCGCGATCAACCCCAATTCGGCCTTCGCACATGGCCAGCTGGGCCTTGCGCATGTCAACGGAGGCCGTGCCGCAGACGCCATTCCCTGCATCGACTATGCCCTCAGACTGAGCCCGCGCGAGGCATTCCTCGGGGACTTTCAGTTCTACTACGCCAAGGCTTACTTCCAGGGCGCAAAGTACGAGCTTGGATTGAGTTATGCGCGGGAGGCGCATCGCTTGCGATCCGGTCACGCCCATCCGCTGATCATCGGCACGGCCTGTGCGGGATTTCTGGGCGACCAAGAGGCCGCCACGGACTTGCTCGGGCGGCTCAAGGCGCTCGTCCCCGACATCTCACAGGACGCGGTCGAAGCAACATCGGCTTTCGTCCGCGCCGAGGATCGGGCGCGCCTGATCGAGGGACTTGCCCGAGCCGGCCTGGATTGA
- a CDS encoding PAS domain-containing protein, giving the protein MSHPTSRTPEIFVGNGEMAALMRAKDWTQTPLGPPEQWPEALKVATRILLTSRFEMWLGWGPEIAFLYNDAYRPTLGLKHPDGIAKPTRELWAEIWPDVEPRLRKVYEQGEATFDRALLLILERHGYPEETYHTFSYSPVLDDDGGVGGVFCAVSEDTDRVISERRLGSLRVLASGLAAADSRRAVLQAAQAGLAANPQDLPFSLTYLFEDDGSARLAFTTGFSGTHAAALQALDRSASGPWSLNTADALVDLSGFADLPMGAWGRAPSQAVVVPLIGQGKEAPIGAMVVGLNPYRPFDADYLGFLKLLAGQVSSSLASADAYEAEYRRAAALAEALEMRQQAAKALEDLNARLASEVELRTAERDRLRALFQRAPGFMCVLQGPDLVFEFMNEAYQQLVGHRDLTGLPVRQALPEIAGQGFFELLDEVYRTGQPFVGRNMPADIQREPGGPLERRFLNLVYQPIVEADGSVSGIFAEGHDVTHQMRAEKALRQLNETLEQQVRERTFERDAVWRMSQDLFVLCGLDGIYRSLNPAWSEVLGYQPAELVGTPFDALAHPDDLAATRAQFERLTAGQVVRDFDMRMRSKDGSYRWYSWYCVPEGDQFYAAGRDVTERKQFEEHLRSSQKMEALGQLTGGVAHDFNNLLQVISGNLQLLTKDIAGNERAEARVQNALAGVTRGSKLASQLLAFGRRQPLEPKVVNVGRFIKGMDDMLRRALGEEIEVETVISGGLWNTQVDPGQIENAILNLAINARDAMNGQGRLTIEAGNALLDDRYARQHDVTAGQYVMLAVTDTGSGIPPDVLERVFEPFFSTKPEGKGTGLGLSMVFGFVKQSGGHIKIYSEVGQGTTVKIYLPRVHEQEDVLTDLRAAPVRGGTETVLVVEDDDEVRETAVALLSDLGYRVLKARDATSALSIVESGLEIDLLFTDVVMPGPLRSPELARKAKARLPHMAVLFTSGYTENAIVHGGRLDPGVELLPKPYSREDLARKIRHVLANQQQRNRAASAPAAHAEEAAKKVANIAHWTVLLVEDDDLIRSSTAEMLAELGHRVLEAGDAASALTLLEASSIDLLVADVGLPDLSGAELARRAMRIRPRLGVVFATGDEAVSAEPDLRSAVLLVKPYSGDDLAQALASAIAKSKLDAAE; this is encoded by the coding sequence TTGTCACACCCCACGTCCAGAACACCGGAAATCTTCGTCGGCAATGGCGAGATGGCGGCGCTGATGCGGGCGAAGGACTGGACCCAAACCCCTCTCGGTCCACCGGAGCAATGGCCCGAGGCCCTGAAGGTGGCCACCCGGATCCTTCTCACCTCGCGCTTCGAGATGTGGCTCGGCTGGGGTCCGGAGATCGCCTTCCTCTACAACGATGCCTACCGCCCGACTCTCGGCCTGAAGCACCCGGATGGCATAGCCAAGCCCACACGCGAGCTCTGGGCCGAGATCTGGCCCGATGTCGAGCCCCGGCTACGCAAGGTCTACGAGCAGGGTGAGGCCACGTTCGACCGCGCCCTTCTGCTGATCCTGGAACGCCACGGCTATCCGGAAGAGACCTATCATACCTTCTCCTACAGTCCCGTGCTGGACGACGACGGCGGCGTCGGCGGTGTGTTCTGCGCCGTCTCGGAAGACACGGATCGCGTCATCAGCGAGCGCCGGCTCGGCTCCCTGCGCGTGCTGGCGAGCGGGCTCGCCGCCGCCGACAGCCGTAGGGCCGTCCTGCAAGCCGCCCAGGCGGGCCTCGCGGCCAATCCTCAGGATCTTCCCTTCAGCCTGACCTACCTGTTCGAGGACGACGGCTCGGCCCGTCTCGCCTTCACCACCGGCTTCTCCGGCACCCATGCCGCCGCGCTCCAAGCCCTGGATCGCTCCGCATCGGGCCCGTGGTCGCTCAACACGGCGGACGCCCTGGTTGACCTGTCCGGCTTTGCGGACCTGCCCATGGGGGCCTGGGGCCGTGCCCCGTCCCAGGCGGTCGTCGTACCGCTGATCGGCCAAGGCAAGGAGGCCCCCATCGGGGCCATGGTGGTCGGCCTCAACCCCTATCGTCCGTTCGATGCCGACTATCTGGGCTTCCTGAAGCTCCTCGCCGGCCAGGTGTCGTCGAGCCTCGCCAGCGCCGATGCCTATGAGGCGGAATACCGGCGGGCCGCCGCCCTGGCGGAAGCCCTGGAGATGCGCCAGCAGGCCGCCAAGGCCCTGGAGGATCTCAATGCGCGGCTCGCGTCCGAGGTGGAGCTGCGGACGGCCGAGCGCGACCGTCTTCGCGCGCTCTTCCAGCGCGCCCCGGGCTTCATGTGCGTCCTGCAAGGGCCTGACCTGGTGTTCGAGTTCATGAACGAGGCCTACCAGCAACTAGTCGGGCATCGCGATCTCACCGGCCTCCCGGTCCGGCAGGCGTTGCCGGAGATCGCGGGCCAGGGTTTCTTCGAACTCCTCGACGAGGTCTACCGGACGGGCCAGCCCTTCGTCGGCCGCAACATGCCGGCCGACATCCAGCGCGAGCCCGGCGGGCCTTTGGAAAGGCGCTTTCTCAATCTGGTCTACCAGCCGATCGTCGAGGCGGACGGGTCCGTTTCCGGCATCTTCGCCGAAGGCCACGATGTCACCCACCAGATGCGGGCCGAGAAGGCCCTGCGCCAGTTGAACGAGACGCTGGAGCAGCAGGTCAGGGAGCGCACCTTCGAGCGCGATGCCGTCTGGCGCATGAGCCAGGACCTGTTCGTGCTCTGCGGTCTCGACGGGATCTATCGCAGCCTGAATCCGGCATGGTCGGAGGTCCTCGGCTACCAGCCTGCGGAACTCGTCGGCACGCCCTTCGATGCCCTGGCCCATCCGGACGACCTTGCCGCGACGCGAGCGCAATTCGAACGGCTGACGGCAGGCCAGGTCGTCCGCGATTTCGACATGCGGATGCGGTCCAAGGACGGCTCCTACCGTTGGTACAGTTGGTACTGCGTTCCGGAAGGCGATCAGTTCTACGCCGCGGGCCGGGATGTCACCGAGCGCAAGCAGTTCGAGGAGCACCTGCGCAGCTCGCAGAAGATGGAGGCGCTGGGCCAGCTCACCGGCGGCGTCGCCCACGACTTCAACAACCTGCTCCAGGTGATCAGCGGCAACCTGCAACTACTCACAAAGGACATCGCGGGGAACGAGCGCGCCGAGGCGCGAGTACAGAACGCTCTCGCGGGCGTCACGCGCGGCTCCAAGCTGGCCTCTCAGCTCCTGGCCTTCGGTCGGCGTCAGCCGCTGGAGCCGAAGGTTGTGAATGTCGGCCGCTTCATCAAGGGCATGGACGACATGCTCCGTCGGGCGCTCGGCGAGGAGATCGAGGTGGAAACCGTCATCTCCGGCGGTCTCTGGAACACCCAGGTCGATCCGGGCCAGATCGAGAACGCGATCCTGAACCTGGCCATCAACGCCCGTGATGCGATGAACGGACAGGGCCGCCTGACCATCGAGGCGGGCAATGCCCTGCTCGACGATCGCTATGCCCGCCAGCACGACGTAACGGCCGGCCAGTACGTCATGCTGGCCGTGACCGACACCGGCAGCGGCATCCCGCCGGACGTGCTGGAACGGGTGTTCGAACCCTTCTTCAGCACCAAGCCGGAAGGCAAGGGCACAGGCCTCGGCCTGTCGATGGTGTTCGGCTTCGTCAAGCAGTCCGGCGGGCACATCAAGATCTACAGCGAGGTCGGCCAAGGCACGACGGTGAAGATCTACCTGCCGCGCGTGCACGAGCAGGAGGATGTGCTGACCGATCTTCGCGCCGCGCCAGTGCGGGGCGGGACAGAGACCGTCCTTGTGGTGGAGGACGACGACGAGGTCCGCGAGACGGCAGTCGCCCTCCTGTCGGACCTCGGCTATCGCGTGCTCAAGGCCCGCGACGCGACGAGCGCTTTGAGCATCGTCGAAAGCGGGCTGGAGATCGACCTCCTGTTCACCGACGTGGTCATGCCTGGGCCGCTGCGCAGCCCTGAGCTTGCCCGCAAGGCAAAGGCCCGCCTGCCGCACATGGCGGTGCTGTTCACCTCGGGCTACACGGAAAACGCCATCGTGCATGGGGGGCGCCTCGATCCCGGCGTGGAGCTCCTGCCGAAGCCCTATTCACGCGAAGACCTCGCCCGCAAGATCCGTCATGTTCTGGCCAACCAGCAGCAGCGCAACCGCGCCGCATCCGCGCCTGCCGCCCACGCGGAGGAGGCGGCGAAGAAGGTCGCGAACATCGCGCATTGGACGGTGCTGCTGGTCGAGGACGACGACCTCATTCGGAGCAGCACGGCCGAAATGCTCGCGGAACTCGGCCATAGAGTGCTGGAGGCCGGGGATGCGGCATCGGCCCTGACTCTGCTCGAAGCCAGTTCCATCGACCTCCTGGTCGCCGACGTCGGGCTCCCCGATCTCTCGGGAGCCGAGCTGGCACGGCGTGCCATGAGGATCAGACCGCGCCTGGGCGTCGTTTTCGCCACCGGAGATGAGGCCGTATCGGCCGAGCCGGATCTGAGAAGCGCCGTTCTTCTGGTGAAGCCTTATTCCGGGGACGACCTGGCGCAGGCCCTGGCTTCCGCCATCGCGAAATCGAAGCTGGATGCAGCAGAGTGA
- a CDS encoding alpha-hydroxy acid oxidase has product MGTSDTPRGVERSTTDLESTPVKGIVRTPPTALPRRLRRILALDDFEIAAQRHLPRPIFGYVSGAAETNTSLRDNRSAFREFGFVPRVLVDVSKRTQKVELLGHTYAAPFGIAPMGISALSAYRGDLVLARAARRANIPMVMSGSSLIRLEEVAKANPAAWFQAYLPGEPDRILGLLERVERAGFETLVLTVDTAVLANRENNVRSGFSTPLRPSLRLAWDGMIRPNWTLNTFLRTLLKHGMPHFENSYATRGAPILAKSVMRDFGAKDHLNWRHLELIRERWNGRLVVKGIMAKEDACIARDSGVDGIVVSNHGGRQLDGTVSPLRVLPAIADAVGASIPVMMDGGIRRGSDVLKAIALGASFVFVGRPFVYAAAIGGEAGVSHAVNILSSEISRNMGLLGISALGEMRPDRLLKLNGVSEDQT; this is encoded by the coding sequence ATGGGAACTTCTGACACGCCGCGTGGCGTGGAGCGCTCCACGACAGACCTGGAATCCACGCCGGTGAAGGGTATCGTGCGGACGCCTCCCACGGCTCTACCGAGGCGCCTTCGCCGGATTCTTGCGCTCGATGATTTCGAGATTGCAGCACAACGCCACCTGCCGCGTCCGATTTTCGGCTACGTCTCAGGGGCTGCCGAAACCAACACCTCTCTTCGCGACAACCGCTCGGCCTTCAGGGAATTCGGTTTCGTTCCGCGGGTGCTCGTCGACGTGTCCAAGCGTACGCAGAAGGTCGAGCTGCTCGGGCATACATACGCCGCCCCCTTCGGAATTGCCCCGATGGGAATCAGTGCTCTGTCCGCCTACCGCGGCGACCTGGTCCTCGCGCGCGCGGCCAGGCGGGCGAACATCCCCATGGTGATGAGCGGGTCCTCCCTCATCCGGCTGGAGGAAGTCGCCAAGGCGAATCCTGCGGCCTGGTTCCAGGCCTACCTGCCGGGCGAGCCCGACCGAATCCTCGGATTGCTGGAGCGGGTGGAACGGGCCGGGTTCGAGACACTCGTGCTGACCGTCGATACGGCGGTACTAGCCAATCGTGAGAACAATGTCCGAAGCGGCTTCTCCACGCCTCTTCGGCCGAGCCTTCGTCTGGCCTGGGATGGGATGATACGACCGAACTGGACGCTGAACACGTTCCTCCGGACGTTGCTGAAACACGGCATGCCCCATTTCGAGAATTCCTACGCGACCCGCGGAGCGCCGATCCTGGCCAAGAGCGTGATGCGAGACTTCGGGGCGAAGGATCACCTGAACTGGCGTCATCTCGAGCTGATCCGGGAACGGTGGAACGGACGCCTGGTCGTGAAGGGCATCATGGCCAAGGAGGATGCCTGCATTGCACGGGACAGTGGCGTCGATGGTATCGTCGTCTCCAACCACGGCGGACGGCAGCTCGATGGAACGGTGTCGCCCCTGCGCGTCCTGCCGGCCATCGCGGATGCGGTGGGCGCTTCGATTCCCGTCATGATGGACGGCGGTATCCGGCGAGGTTCCGACGTACTGAAGGCCATCGCCCTTGGCGCCTCATTCGTCTTCGTCGGCCGCCCGTTCGTTTATGCGGCGGCCATCGGAGGCGAGGCCGGCGTCAGTCATGCCGTCAACATCCTTTCATCGGAGATCAGCCGGAACATGGGGCTTCTCGGGATCAGCGCGCTGGGTGAAATGCGCCCAGATCGGCTGCTCAAACTGAATGGCGTGAGCGAGGATCAGACCTAA
- a CDS encoding MFS transporter, producing the protein MRNGWHGVRAALSEANYLNFTIGNVVSLIGTWVQRVALGWLIWELTGSGAWLGAVAFADLFPMVVVTPLAGALADRSDRLRVTRISQALLMVHAGLLTIFSALGLLSPWLILLLALIAGVVTAFNQPFRMALLPGLVARENLISAVAVNSIVFNIARFIGPAIAGLVIAKGSLTLAFVINFGTFAVFSWTLARIRLVSPDQSPSTSRSLLTSVVEGWRYAVAHTGLGVMLLMLTVVSLCVRPILELLPSYAAMFGSDATGFALMTSVLGLGSLVGATWLSRQADPRAMATMALSNGVLMGAALLVAALAHHKWLGLLALFILGFGMVVSGIANQTVIQLAVPDHLRGRLLALHSMIFRGGPALGALAIGVLSDLTGPRGPLAVGAALTLVFSGIVHVRRKVILRSLDL; encoded by the coding sequence ATGCGAAACGGATGGCATGGCGTCCGCGCGGCGTTGTCCGAGGCCAACTATCTCAACTTCACCATCGGAAATGTTGTCTCGCTCATCGGTACATGGGTGCAGCGCGTCGCACTCGGCTGGCTCATTTGGGAGCTGACGGGCTCCGGAGCATGGCTTGGTGCCGTTGCCTTTGCCGATTTGTTTCCAATGGTCGTTGTCACGCCCTTGGCCGGCGCCCTGGCGGACCGATCCGATCGGCTCCGGGTCACGAGGATCAGCCAGGCCCTGCTCATGGTTCATGCGGGTCTGCTCACAATCTTCAGCGCCCTTGGCCTGCTGTCGCCGTGGCTGATCCTGTTGCTGGCGCTGATTGCCGGAGTCGTCACGGCGTTCAACCAGCCGTTCCGCATGGCGCTCCTTCCTGGGCTCGTTGCACGCGAGAATCTGATCAGCGCCGTTGCGGTCAATTCTATCGTGTTCAATATCGCCCGTTTCATTGGCCCCGCCATCGCGGGACTCGTCATCGCGAAGGGCAGCCTCACCCTGGCGTTCGTGATCAACTTCGGAACGTTCGCGGTCTTTTCATGGACGCTCGCCCGTATTCGCCTCGTTAGCCCTGACCAATCTCCATCGACCAGCCGCAGCCTGCTGACTTCCGTTGTCGAAGGGTGGCGCTACGCGGTTGCGCATACCGGGCTGGGTGTCATGCTCCTGATGCTGACGGTCGTCTCGCTGTGCGTCCGGCCCATTCTCGAACTCCTGCCAAGCTATGCAGCCATGTTCGGGTCCGACGCGACAGGGTTCGCCCTGATGACGTCCGTGCTTGGCCTCGGGTCGCTGGTCGGTGCGACTTGGCTCAGCCGACAAGCCGATCCGAGGGCCATGGCGACGATGGCATTGTCCAACGGAGTGTTGATGGGTGCGGCACTGCTCGTTGCCGCCCTCGCACATCACAAGTGGTTGGGGCTTCTCGCCCTGTTCATCCTGGGCTTCGGCATGGTCGTGAGCGGAATTGCCAATCAGACCGTGATCCAGCTTGCCGTGCCTGATCATCTGCGGGGCAGGCTCCTCGCGCTCCACAGTATGATCTTTCGTGGGGGACCAGCCCTTGGTGCCTTGGCCATCGGTGTGCTGTCCGATCTGACGGGGCCGCGCGGACCATTGGCGGTTGGAGCGGCCCTGACCCTTGTCTTCAGCGGGATCGTCCATGTTCGGCGCAAGGTGATCCTGAGGAGCCTCGATCTATGA